The following coding sequences are from one Anopheles bellator chromosome X, idAnoBellAS_SP24_06.2, whole genome shotgun sequence window:
- the LOC131213807 gene encoding LOW QUALITY PROTEIN: uncharacterized protein LOC131213807 (The sequence of the model RefSeq protein was modified relative to this genomic sequence to represent the inferred CDS: substituted 1 base at 1 genomic stop codon) gives MGEIGKRANVDEASICDYVAKGIDDDPRNKVCLIQCKTLKELKVQIKTYEKLREHIGSGKSSDXTPRTKKEEVKKEESSAHHFADKYNGCYNCGGRGHRARECTKAKVGPKCFRCNGFGHIAKHCTESAKNNERAKQVCVVTSIPNVPVTIGSTKYDAAVDTGSEITLLGEDAYQAILRKERTMEQLGKGSVGGENRADRVCGQDTIARRKAKRGATEATDTDRADPIVDGRERAVGTGTARGARRPERCAGSERTA, from the coding sequence ATGGGCGAGATCGGGAAACGAGCAAACGTGGATGAAGCATCGATTTGCGACTACGTCGCGAAAGggatcgacgacgatccgaGAAACAAAGTCTGCCTGATTCAATGTAAGACGTTGAAAGAGTTGAAAGTGCAGATCAAGACGTACGAGAAGTTGAGGGAGCACATTGGTTCGGGTAAGAGTTCCGACTAAACACCTCGAACTAAGAAGGAAGAAGTAAAGAAGGAAGAGAGTTCGGCGCATCATTTCGCTGACAAGTACAACGGCTGTTATAACTGTGGCGGCAGAGGCCACAGAGCACGAGAATGCACGAAAGCGAAGGTAGGACCGAAATGTTTCCGGTGCAACGGTTTTGGGCACATTGCCAAACATTGCACGGAATCAGCGAAGAACAACGAAAGAGCAAAGCAGGTATGCGTGGTGACCAGCATTCCCAATGTTCCAGTGACGATCGGTTCTACGAAATACGACGCGGCGGTGGATACCGGTAGCGAAATAACGTTGCTAGGGGAGGATGCATACCAGGCAATTCTGCGAAAGGAGCGTACTATGGAGCAGCTCGGAAAAGGATCGGTTGGCGGAGAAAACCGAGCTGATCGAGTGTGTGGCCAAGATACAATCGCTCGAAGAAAAGCTAAAAGAGGGGCAACAGAAGCAACAGACACTGACCGAGCGGACCCGATTGTTGACGGTCGAGAACGGGCGGTTGGGACGGGAACTGCACGAGGCGCAAGACGACCTGAACGATGcgcaggaagcgaacgaacaGCTTGA